A single genomic interval of Spinacia oleracea cultivar Varoflay chromosome 6, BTI_SOV_V1, whole genome shotgun sequence harbors:
- the LOC110795460 gene encoding glutathione S-transferase-like, which produces MGIKVHGIPHSGATLRVLAAVQEKELHYELIPVDLRSGAHKQEPFISLNPFGQIPAFEDGDLKLFESRAITKYIAYSNEGKGTSLIYKEGREMADLAVWMEVEAHQFDPVVSKLSWELVYKGMFGMETDNAVVEENEAKLAKVLDVYESRLAKTKYLAADSFTLADLNHLPGLQYMKGTKVNRLFDERPHVSAWCKDILARPAWVKVMALQKQD; this is translated from the exons ATGGGAATCAAGGTTCATGGAATCCCCCACTCCGGTGCCACCCTACGTGTTTTAGCAGCGGTTCAAGAGAAGGAGCTTCATTATGAATTGATCCCCGTTGATTTGAGATCCGGCGCTCACAAGCAAGAGCCTTTTATTTCCCTCAAT CCATTTGGTCAAATTCCAGCATTTGAAGACGGAGATCTTAAGCTATTTG AGTCAAGAGCAATTACAAAATACATTGCATACAGCAATGAAGGCAAAGGAACGTCTCTCATATACAAAGAAGGAAGGGAAATGGCAGACTTAGCCGTATGGATGGAAGTGGAAGCACACCAGTTTGATCCAGTAGTCAGCAAACTCTCATGGGAGCTTGTTTACAAGGGTATGTTCGGTATGGAAACCGATAATGCTGTAGTCGAAGAGAACGAGGCTAAGTTGGCTAAGGTCCTTGATGTTTACGAGTCACGTTTGGCTAAGACCAAATACTTAGCTGCTGATTCTTTCACTTTGGCTGACCTTAATCACTTGCCTGGACTTCAATACATGAAAGGTACAAAAGTAAACCGGTTGTTCGATGAACGTCCTCATGTGAGTGCTTGGTGTAAGGATATCTTGGCTAGGCCTGCTTGGGTTAAGGTTATGGCGTTGCAGAAACAAGATTGA